Proteins found in one Muntiacus reevesi chromosome 2, mMunRee1.1, whole genome shotgun sequence genomic segment:
- the THUMPD1 gene encoding THUMP domain-containing protein 1 isoform X1, giving the protein MAARIQQSPQPGGGKRKGKAQYVQAKRARRWDGGGPRQLEPGLQGILITCNMNERKCVEEAYSLLNEYGDDMYGPEKQFADKDQQPSGSEGEDDDVEAALKKEVGDIKASTEKSLRRFQSVESGANNVVFIRTLGIEPEKLVHHILQDIYKTKKKKTRVILRMLPISGTCKAFLEDMKKYAETFLEPWFKAPNKGTFQIVYKSRNNSHMNREEVIKELAGIVGSLNSENKVDLTNPQYTVVVEIIKAVCCLSVVKDYMLFRKYNLQEVVKSAKDLSQLNPKQAAQTGNGKEAKLESGDKSSRNDPAEGKNNQQVVPENSEELGPTGSISETHVVNEGVAKHELASQVTEGSESNENDL; this is encoded by the exons ATGGCGGCCCGCATACAGCAGTCTCCTCAGCCTGGCGGCGGGAAGCGTAAAGGCAAGGCTCAGTATGTGCAGGCCAAGCGGGCTCGGCGCTGGGATGGCGGTGGGCCCCGCCAGCTGGAGCCCGGGCTACAGGGCATTCTTATCACTTGTAACATGAACGAGCGCAAGTGCGTGGAGGAGGCCTATAGCCTGCTCAACGAATACGGCGACGACATGTATGGACCAGAAAAG CAGTTTGCAGATAAGGATCAACAACCCTCTGGAAGTGAGGGAGAAGATGATGATGTGGAAGCTGCCTTGAAGAAAGAAGTTGGTGACATTAAGGCATCCACAGAGAAGAGTCTAAGAAGATTCCAGTCAGTGGAGAGTGGAGCGAATAATGTAGTCTTCATCAGGACACTTGGGATAG aacctGAGAAATTGGTGCATCATATTCTCCAAGATATATACAAAACCAAGAAGAAGAAGACTCGGGTTATTCTACGAATGTTGCCCATCTCAGGCACATGCAAGGCTTTTTTAGAAGATATGAAAAAATATGCAGAAACATTTTTGGAACCATGGTTTAAAGCCCCAAACAAAGGAACATTTCAGATTGTATACAAATCTCGGAATAACAGCCATATGAATAGAGAAGAAGTTATCAAAGAATTGGCAG GAATAGTAGGCAGCCTCAATTCGGAAAATAAAGTGGATCTTACCAATCCACAGTACACAGTGGTAGTAGAAATCATTAAAGCTGTCTGTTGCCTGAGTGTTGTGAAAGATTACATGTTGTTCAGAAAATACAatctccaggaggtggtgaaaagTGCTAAGGACTTGTCACAGCTTAACCCAAAGCAGGCAGCACAAACAGGAAATGGGAAAGAAGCTAAATTGGAATCTGGTGACAAATCAAGTCGAAATGACccagcagaaggaaaaaataaccaGCAAGTGGTACCAGAGAACAGTGAGGAGCTGGGTCCAACAGGATCAATATCTGAGACACATGTGGTGAATGAGGGGGTGGCTAAACATGAACTTGCAAGTCAAGTCACAGAAGGATCTGAATCAAATGAAAATGATCTCTGA
- the THUMPD1 gene encoding THUMP domain-containing protein 1 isoform X2: MAARIQQSPQPGGGKRKGKAQYVQAKRARRWDGGGPRQLEPGLQGILITCNMNERKCVEEAYSLLNEYGDDMYGPEKFADKDQQPSGSEGEDDDVEAALKKEVGDIKASTEKSLRRFQSVESGANNVVFIRTLGIEPEKLVHHILQDIYKTKKKKTRVILRMLPISGTCKAFLEDMKKYAETFLEPWFKAPNKGTFQIVYKSRNNSHMNREEVIKELAGIVGSLNSENKVDLTNPQYTVVVEIIKAVCCLSVVKDYMLFRKYNLQEVVKSAKDLSQLNPKQAAQTGNGKEAKLESGDKSSRNDPAEGKNNQQVVPENSEELGPTGSISETHVVNEGVAKHELASQVTEGSESNENDL, encoded by the exons ATGGCGGCCCGCATACAGCAGTCTCCTCAGCCTGGCGGCGGGAAGCGTAAAGGCAAGGCTCAGTATGTGCAGGCCAAGCGGGCTCGGCGCTGGGATGGCGGTGGGCCCCGCCAGCTGGAGCCCGGGCTACAGGGCATTCTTATCACTTGTAACATGAACGAGCGCAAGTGCGTGGAGGAGGCCTATAGCCTGCTCAACGAATACGGCGACGACATGTATGGACCAGAAAAG TTTGCAGATAAGGATCAACAACCCTCTGGAAGTGAGGGAGAAGATGATGATGTGGAAGCTGCCTTGAAGAAAGAAGTTGGTGACATTAAGGCATCCACAGAGAAGAGTCTAAGAAGATTCCAGTCAGTGGAGAGTGGAGCGAATAATGTAGTCTTCATCAGGACACTTGGGATAG aacctGAGAAATTGGTGCATCATATTCTCCAAGATATATACAAAACCAAGAAGAAGAAGACTCGGGTTATTCTACGAATGTTGCCCATCTCAGGCACATGCAAGGCTTTTTTAGAAGATATGAAAAAATATGCAGAAACATTTTTGGAACCATGGTTTAAAGCCCCAAACAAAGGAACATTTCAGATTGTATACAAATCTCGGAATAACAGCCATATGAATAGAGAAGAAGTTATCAAAGAATTGGCAG GAATAGTAGGCAGCCTCAATTCGGAAAATAAAGTGGATCTTACCAATCCACAGTACACAGTGGTAGTAGAAATCATTAAAGCTGTCTGTTGCCTGAGTGTTGTGAAAGATTACATGTTGTTCAGAAAATACAatctccaggaggtggtgaaaagTGCTAAGGACTTGTCACAGCTTAACCCAAAGCAGGCAGCACAAACAGGAAATGGGAAAGAAGCTAAATTGGAATCTGGTGACAAATCAAGTCGAAATGACccagcagaaggaaaaaataaccaGCAAGTGGTACCAGAGAACAGTGAGGAGCTGGGTCCAACAGGATCAATATCTGAGACACATGTGGTGAATGAGGGGGTGGCTAAACATGAACTTGCAAGTCAAGTCACAGAAGGATCTGAATCAAATGAAAATGATCTCTGA